In Vanacampus margaritifer isolate UIUO_Vmar chromosome 18, RoL_Vmar_1.0, whole genome shotgun sequence, a genomic segment contains:
- the st6galnac gene encoding alpha-N-acetylgalactosaminide alpha-2,6-sialyltransferase 2, with the protein MSAKRQLALAAVTAASVLCVYFLSGSLETPLALSWAHLGSSWSEPRDFELRTTPAPAAHSTSRKNLSPKPTEPDFIGDAYASEDVPPQTDCPGAIRSRVPESDVSGLFLKKVPVLQWSKHATPAEYRRLRPYGGANGWGGLSYQTLSDALALLNSSANGAMFDDWDGRDNSSGCIRCAVVGNGGILKDSKKGKEIDGHHYVFRTNGAILAGFEADVGTRTTHYTFSTNTLMNSMRSYASAGYRRPPQSQETRYVFLPDHDRDYLLMKAAARRTLVEQGRERGKDPTAYFGKDVTAAKLKMYHPDFIRYVRNRFLPSKILKSKHKNIYRPSTGGVMLLAALHSCDRVSAYGFMTPQYKKYSDHYYDSKYHPVGFFINHDLKLELDLWQRLHRAGLITLYMRS; encoded by the exons ATGTCGGCCAAGAGGCAGCTGGCTCTCGCCGCCGTCACCGCCGCTTCCGTGCTATGCGTCTACTTCCTGTCCGGGAGCCTGGAGACCCCCCTGGCGCTGTCCTGGGCCCACCTGGGGTCATCGTGGAG CGAACCGCGAGACTTTGAGCTGCGCACGACACCGGCGCCGGCCGCTCACTCCACCTCGCGTAAGAACCTTTCCCCAAAGCCCACCGAGCCCGACTTCATTGGAGACGCGTACGCCAGCGAAGACGTCCCGCCGCAAACT GACTGCCCCGGCGCCATCCGAAGCCGCGTCCCCGAATCGGACGTGTCCGGGCTCTTCCTGAAGAAGGTCCCGGTGCTGCAGTGGTCCAAGCACGCCACGCCCGCCGAATACCGCCGCCTGCGTCCGTACGGGGGCGCAAACGGCTGGGGGGGCCTCAGCTACCAAA CGTTGTCAGACGCGCTGGCGCTGCTCAACTCGTCCGCCAACGGCGCCATGTTTGACGACTGGGATGGTCGCGACAACTCGTCCGGCTGCATCCGCTGCGCCGTAGTGGGAAACGGCGGCATCCTCAAGGACTCCAAGAAAGGGAAGGAGATCGACGGCCATCACTACGTCTTCAG GACGAACGGCGCCATCCTGGCGGGCTTCGAGGCCGACGTGGGGACTCGCACCACCCACTACACCTTCTCCACCAACACGCTAATGAACTCCATGAGGAGCTACGCCTCGGCCGGCTACCGAAGGCCGCCGCAGTCTCAG GAAACGCGTTACGTCTTCCTGCCCGACCACGACCGCGACTACCTGCTAATGAAGGCGGCGGCCCGGCGCACCCTCGTTGAGCAAGGACGGGAGCGAGGCAAAGA TCCGACGGCGTATTTCGGGAAAGACGTGACGGCGGCCAAGCTGAAGATGTACCATCCCGACTTCATCCGCTACGTCCGAAACAG GTTCCTCCCGTCCAAAATCCTGAAAAGCAAACACAAGAACATCTACCGGCCGTCGACGGGCGGCGTCATGCTGCTGGCGGCGTTGCACAGCTGCGACCGCGTCAGCGCTTACGGCTTCATGACGCCGCAGTACAAAAAGTACTCGGACCACTACTACGACAGCAAGTACCACCCGGTGGGTTTCTTCATCAACCACGACTTGAAGTTGGAGTTGGACTTGTGGCAGCGGCTGCACCGAGCCGGCCTCATCACGCTCTACATGCGCTCTTGA